GACGGGCGCCCTCGCGCGCGCGCGCGGACAGGAGCGGCGGCCCGTCGCCTCCCGCGACGTCGTCGGCCGCCCCGCCGACGGCCGCGACGCGCGCGTCGATCGCCGCGCGCAACGCGTCGAATTCCGCCTGCAGGCCGGCCGGCGCGAGCCGCCGCGCGAGCGCCGCCGCGGCCGCGTGCGGGTCGCGCAGCGCGTCGACGCTCAGGCCTAATGCACCGAGCGTGCGCGCGACCCGCGCCTCGACGACCGTGCCGGACCATCGCGGCACCGCGACCGGCCGCGGCACCGCGAGCGCGTCGGCGACCGCGCTCACCTGCGCGAAGTAGGCGTACTCGCCCGGCCCCGCGACGTAGGCCACCGTCGGCAGGATGCCGCGTTCCACGACCGGGCGGAGCAGGACGTTCGGCGCGAGATCGCCCGGCGAAACGAGCGGGACGAGCGCGCGCGCCTCGTCGGTGCGGAGGCGCCGCTTACGGCCGTCGTGCCCCTCGCGGAAGACGAGCGCGAGCCCGGCGACGTCGCGCACCTGCGGGCGAAATCCGGCCGCCTCGATCGCGGCGCTCCGCGCGCCGACCGCGTCGGCGAGCGCGGCGCCGCGGAGGAGCGCGCGCCGCATCAGCTGGAAGCCGGCGGCGCGCGTCGCGGGGTGCGAGGCGTCGAGCACCGCGATGCCGAGCGGCTCGAAGAGGTCGCGGAGGAGCTGCACGTACGCGTCGCCGCTCGTCCGCCCCCCGACGTACGCCCGGGCGAGCGCGTCGAGCGCGGGCGCGTACGCCGCCGCGCCGCAGGCGCGCGCGAAGCGCCCGCGCAGGCCGTCGACCTCGGTGCCTAACGGAGCGCGCGCGACGGGCGTCCCGTCGGGAGGCGCCTCCGTCAGCGCGAGCTCCTCGAGGCCGCGGTCGCCGACGACGTAGGCGCGGCGTCCTTCCTCCCAGTCGGTGTCGTCGGTCGCCGCCCAGAACACCGGCGCGACCGGGAATCCGATCACCGGTTCCAACCGCTCGGCGAGCGCGCGCGCGCTGAGCGCCTTCGCGAGCGTGTACAGCGGGCCGCCGAAGAGCCCGGGCTGCTGCCCCGTCGTGACGACCACCCCCGCCCCGCCGCCGACGCGCTCGAGCGCCGCGGCCGCGGCGCCGCGGGCGTCGAACGCGGGCGCGAGGAGGTCCAGCCACGCGCCGGCCCGGTACTGCTCACGCGCCGACTCGGCGCGCGCGCGCCACGCGGCGGGGCCAGTCGGCACGGCGGGGTACCACGAATCGACGGGCAAGGCCCCGTCGAGCGCGGCCCGGACGAGCGCGCCGCCGCCGAACGGCTCGGTGCGGACCTCGAGCGGTTCGGGTCCGAGCGCGTCCGGCGCGAACGCGTCCGGCCGGGGTGCCGCCGACGCGAGCGCCCCGGACGCGAGCGGCCCCGACGCGAGCGCCTCGGGCGTGCTCACTTGTGGTACGGCTCGCCCCGCACGAGCGTCCCCGCGCGGTAGAGTTGCTCCGCCAGCACCACGCGCGCGAGGTCGTGCGGCAGCGTCCACGGCGCGAGCGCGAGCCGCGCGGCGGCGCGGTCGCGGAGCGCCGGCGCGAGGCCTAACGCGCCGCCGAGCACGAACGCAACGTCGCGCGCCGCGTCGCGCTGCGCGGAAAGCCACGTCGCGAAGCGCGACGACGTCCACGACTCGCCTCGCTCGTCGCAGGCCACGAGCGCCGCGCCGGCGGGCACGCGCGCGGCGAGCCGCTCGCCCTCGCGCGCGACGACCCGGTCGCGCGGGAGCGAGCGGGCCGACTCCTCGCGCACCTCGACCGTGTGCAGCGCCCAGTAGTGCGCGGCCCGCCGCTCGTAGTCCGCGGCAGCCTCGGCCAGCGCGCCGCGCGCGCGCCCGACCGCGATCACGTACACGGACGACACGACCGACGCACGCCCGTCGCGCGCGCGACGTCAGGCGTAGATGCCACGCAACCGGTGCACCGTGGCCACGCGCGTGATCGACAGCATGTAAGCCGCGGTGCGCATGTTGACCCGGTGCTGCTGCGAGAGCGCGAGCACGTCGTGGAAGCTCCGCGTCATGATGTCGCGGAGGCGCTCGTTGACGGTGTCCTCCGACCAGAAGTACCCGCCGCGGTCCTGCACCCACTCGAAGTAGCTGACCGTCACGCCGCCCGCGTTGGCGAGGATGTCGGGTACGACGAAGATGCCCTTCGCGTCGAGGATCTCGTCGGCGGCGGCCGTCGTCGGGCCGTTCGCGCCCTCGCAGATGATCTTGGCGCGCACGCGACCGGCGTTCTTGCTCGTGATCACGTTCTCGAGCGCCGCCGGCAGGAGCACGTCGACCTCCGACTCGAGCAGCTCTTCGTTGGACACCGGGTCCCCGCCCGGGAAGCCTTCGAGCGTGCGGTGCGCGCGGATCCACTCGAGCGCGCCGTCGACGTCGACGCCGGCAGAGTTGTGCACGCCCCCGGTCCGGTCCGAGATCGCGACGACGCGGGCGCCCTCGCGCGCGAGCAGCTGCGCCGCGACGGACCCCACGTTCCCGAAGCCTTGCACGGCGACCGTCGCGCCGACGACGTTCATCCCGAGCCGCTCGAGTGCCTGCCGGGTGACGATCATGCACCCGCGCCCGGTCGCCTCCCGCCGACCGAGCGAGCCGCCCATCTCGACCGGCTTCCCCGTTACGACCGACGTCACCGTGTGGCGCGCGTGCATGGAATACGTGTCCATGATCCACGCCATGACGCGCTCGTTCGTGTTCACGTCCGGCGCGGGCACGTCCGAGTCGGGGCCGAGCACCGAGATGATGCCGGCGGTGTAGCGCCGCGTGAGCCGCTCGAGCTCGCCCACACTCATCTGCAACGGGTCGCACACGACGC
This is a stretch of genomic DNA from Gemmatimonadetes bacterium T265. It encodes these proteins:
- the bshC gene encoding putative cysteine ligase BshC, which produces MSTPEALASGPLASGALASAAPRPDAFAPDALGPEPLEVRTEPFGGGALVRAALDGALPVDSWYPAVPTGPAAWRARAESAREQYRAGAWLDLLAPAFDARGAAAAALERVGGGAGVVVTTGQQPGLFGGPLYTLAKALSARALAERLEPVIGFPVAPVFWAATDDTDWEEGRRAYVVGDRGLEELALTEAPPDGTPVARAPLGTEVDGLRGRFARACGAAAYAPALDALARAYVGGRTSGDAYVQLLRDLFEPLGIAVLDASHPATRAAGFQLMRRALLRGAALADAVGARSAAIEAAGFRPQVRDVAGLALVFREGHDGRKRRLRTDEARALVPLVSPGDLAPNVLLRPVVERGILPTVAYVAGPGEYAYFAQVSAVADALAVPRPVAVPRWSGTVVEARVARTLGALGLSVDALRDPHAAAAALARRLAPAGLQAEFDALRAAIDARVAAVGGAADDVAGGDGPPLLSARAREGARLQLLGRVGRLERRAMAGVKRRHADAMRALAAAEAALRPNGARQERVLSFLPFLARYGPALTDKMLDGARVHADALVRRGPTAGDV
- the rlmH gene encoding ribosomal RNA large subunit methyltransferase H, which codes for MYVIAVGRARGALAEAAADYERRAAHYWALHTVEVREESARSLPRDRVVAREGERLAARVPAGAALVACDERGESWTSSRFATWLSAQRDAARDVAFVLGGALGLAPALRDRAAARLALAPWTLPHDLARVVLAEQLYRAGTLVRGEPYHK
- the gdhA gene encoding glutamate dehydrogenase, encoding MPDPVMATELLRQTPIVQPDKDRFLNEENPFEAMMSRFDRAAQLLDLDPGIYQVLRHPEKQITVSVPVMMDTGEVRVFTGHRVLYNTSRGPAKGGIRFDLNVTLDEVTALAAWMTWKCAVVNLPFGGAKGGVVCDPLQMSVGELERLTRRYTAGIISVLGPDSDVPAPDVNTNERVMAWIMDTYSMHARHTVTSVVTGKPVEMGGSLGRREATGRGCMIVTRQALERLGMNVVGATVAVQGFGNVGSVAAQLLAREGARVVAISDRTGGVHNSAGVDVDGALEWIRAHRTLEGFPGGDPVSNEELLESEVDVLLPAALENVITSKNAGRVRAKIICEGANGPTTAAADEILDAKGIFVVPDILANAGGVTVSYFEWVQDRGGYFWSEDTVNERLRDIMTRSFHDVLALSQQHRVNMRTAAYMLSITRVATVHRLRGIYA